The genome window GTTCCATGTTTGTAGGATTTTAGGAGGAGATCGTCACTTGGAACTATTAGAGCACAAACAGTATCAGCTCCAGAAATCAGCCAGGCTGCATCAGAAGAGAAGAAGACTTTGAGAAAAGGTAATGTCATAATTACAGGAGCCTCCTCAGGATTAGGTCTGGCTGCAGCAAAGGCAATCAGTGAAACGGGAAAATGGCATGTCATCATGGCTTGCAGGAATTTCCTCAAGGCTGAGAAAGCTGCTAAATCAGCTGGCATTTCAAAGGAAAACTATACGGTCATGCATCTTGACCTTGCTTCACTTGAAAGTGTACGTCAATTTGCAGACGCATTTCGACAATCTGGGAGGCCACTTGATGTGCTAGTTTGCAATGCTGCAGTATACTTCCCCACTGCAAAAGAGCCAACATATACAGCTGAAGGTTTTGAGTTAAGTGTTGGCACGAACCATCTTGGTCATTTCCTCCTTTCAAGGTTGCTGCTAGATGACCTGAAGCAGTCAGACTACCCCCAGAAACGCCTTATAATTGTTGGGTCCATAACTGGTAATCTCTACTCACCACATGTGCAGACTGCACCAAGTGATCTTTGAAAACTCTAGTCAATTTCTGAATCTAATATAGGAGCAACTCAATGAAGCTGGCAAAAAGAAGAAATCCCTGGTACATTTAGCGAAAATGAGTCATTATCTTGCTAGGATTCAAATCATAGGATCAGATGATGAGGGAGTCAGCTACTAAACTAGGCGTTTATTCCTGAGAAGAACTTTGTTCTGATAATGCAATTAGGTCCTTAAGGACAGTGTCTTTGTTTCAGTTCAGTTTCATAGAGAGTATATTTCTGTTCTTAACAGGCCTAAAGAAATTGAGCTGCTGTATTTATAGACCTTTTGTGCTTTTGTCCCATCAGGAAACACGAATACCTTGGCAGGCAATGTGCCACCAAAGGCTAACCTTGGGGATCTAAGGGGACTGTCAAGTGGCTTGACTGGACGGGATTCCTCACCAATGATAGATGGTGGACAGTTTGATGGAGCAAAAGCCTACAAAGACAGCAAAGTTTGCAACATGCTCACTATGCAAGAATTCCATAGAAGGTTTCATGAGGAGACAGGCATCAGCTTCGCCTCTCTCTACCCAGGATGCATTGCTGAAACTGGTCTTTTCAGGGAACACATCCCACTGTTCAGGCTTCTCTTCCCCCCATTCCAGAAGTACATTACAAAAGGCTATGTGTCTGAAGAAGAAGCTGGAAAAAGACTTGCACAGGTCAGTGAAAATCACACAGCAAGATAGATATGCATCCAGTTTTGCAAACAGACTTACAGTTTCTTTCTGAACCACAGGTAATAAGTGATCCAAGCCTATCAAAATCAGGTGTTTATTGGAGCTGGAACAAGAACTCATCTTCATTTGAAAACCGGCTATCAAAAGAAGCCAGTGATTCAGAAAAGGCACGTAAACTGTGGGAGATCAGTGAAAAGCTTGTTGGATTAGCTTAAAGAAAACTTGGAGGGCACAACTCAAGTCTCTGTCATCATAAGCAAGGTTTGTGTAGTTAAGATTGACCTGGAAAGAAAATTACAATGAGCGATTCCTAAAACAAAATAACTTGCGCCTAGAAAGATTAGAAAGGTGAGCCATCCTTTGTACAGATGAGGCCTTTGTAAAAATAGCTTTGTCATTTTGCTCATGTGACATTTCAATTATAGTGTCTCTTTCATATGCTCTGAAAATTTTCGTTTTCCCCTTGACAGAGAATGTTGTCAATTGTTTTATTGATATGTTTTTGGTTAATGCGATTTATACAAGAATACTTTCTTTGAGAACTATATTCATTCCTAGAGCAAGAAACTCAAAGTTGTGGAGATTTTCAACTGCGAGCTTACCTTCTCCCAACAGAGTTTCTTCGGAGTTCCAGACTAACCTCACCATAGGCTTGATGCTTCGGCACTGATCAGCACGCATTCCATGACCAAGATAGAGGTTTGCTTAAGGGTTTTGTACACTGCCGCCTGATCTTGTGCTTCAATTGCCTGGGCGCAAATTACAGACAACTGAAAACTACACTTCCTTTGGCATCACCTTGAAGGTGTAGACTGTGTTCAATGGCAAAAGTCACGCATTCTTTCTCATTTTGCCTTCCACTAGAAACGGTGCAAGTAAACACAAGGCAACTGAATTTGAGCACCATTACAATTTTGCCTTCACACATGCACAGGCGTTAACTTCTTTCCTGTATCGAGTCAGGCCTCTAGACTCATATTAAAGGCGTGAAGCTACAACTGCAACTGAATCACGCCTTCAAGTGCCAGTGCCGTCTGTTCCATTTTTGTCCCCATCTCCAAAAGTGCATTTCCAATTTTTCCGCTACAGAAAAAATTCCCAGGATGCATCATCAGAAAATCATTTAGTATGGTTCCAGGCAACAACTGAAAGTCAAACTCAAAGCCCTCTGATCATTTCACAGAGGTTTTAGCCCAGAAGACCCAATAAacaaatgttaaaaaaaaagaaggtaaaAACTTTGCCCAATCTTCTCTGCATTTTGACAGATGATTCATGGGTTTTACTCTGACAGTTTTGGCTAACTTAAAGAGGCCAAGAAACCCATAAAAGATTTTGGTTAAATCGCAGACTTTTGCTGATATTATTGCCTCCATCTCCGTCTTGATTCTTAAATTCCACCCCCTTcctcacttaaaaaaaaaaaaaaaaaaaaagagtatccAATAATATTGTCTGTTGCTATTTTTGCAATTTGCAGCCAGTATTTACTACCTCTAAATAAGGAAGAAACTCATAAACAGTCTTGGCTCTTGAGTCAATCCCAGTTTTTCCTCTACTCTTCTTGGAGCTTAGGAATGGGTATTCCACAGCGTTGTCTTCTTTTGCTTTGAAGAACTAAGAGCAAGTACAAAAAAATGGATCTTGAGCTAACTGATAATGCTGGTGATGCCTCAGATCATCATGAGCTGGTGGAAAAGAGAAGGAAGAGTACAAGGAAATTCGTTCTTGCTTGTGCTGCTTTTGCATCTATTAACAATGTCCTTATCGGCTATGGTATGTTAtttgactttgattttcatGTCCACTTCGATTGGTAAATGATTAGCCCTTTTCTTATAtgtcagattttgcacttttagCTGATAAACTTTGCTCTGTTCAATGTTTAGAGTGTTTGTTCTTCTttgaccacaaaaaaaaaaaaaataaataaataaataatttgagATTAGACGAAGATCAAACACTGATAAATCCTGGTTTTTCGATATCATGGTGATACTTTTAGCCGCTTTGGAGAGAAAATATGGAAAaagagtgttttttttttttttttagatttagtAGTGTTCTTCACATATTGAGCTCTTTGATCTACTAGACTTGTACAGGTTCTCCGGTCTCTGTTTTCACTTTTTGATGTTTGTTAAGCTATTGTTAACAAATAAAGAATCACTCTGATAGTAGCGTAACCTCAGTTGTGTCATTCCTTAGCTCTGTAATCCTTAATGTGCCTTTAATGGGCCATCAAGGACAGTGAGTACATTGGGTCGATAGATAAAAGAGGGGTATGATTATATGGCAAGAATATCAGGCTTTCATGCATGTATCATGATTGCAATGAAGCAGCAGGCAAGCATCGTGCAAGTATAAACTGTCAAGTGCCGTGAATTC of Coffea arabica cultivar ET-39 chromosome 5c, Coffea Arabica ET-39 HiFi, whole genome shotgun sequence contains these proteins:
- the LOC113688851 gene encoding protochlorophyllide reductase-like, which translates into the protein MALQAAALLPSALSLHKEGKSNAALKETTLFGVSVSNHLKADFISSSKLSKDFRRRSSLGTIRAQTVSAPEISQAASEEKKTLRKGNVIITGASSGLGLAAAKAISETGKWHVIMACRNFLKAEKAAKSAGISKENYTVMHLDLASLESVRQFADAFRQSGRPLDVLVCNAAVYFPTAKEPTYTAEGFELSVGTNHLGHFLLSRLLLDDLKQSDYPQKRLIIVGSITGNTNTLAGNVPPKANLGDLRGLSSGLTGRDSSPMIDGGQFDGAKAYKDSKVCNMLTMQEFHRRFHEETGISFASLYPGCIAETGLFREHIPLFRLLFPPFQKYITKGYVSEEEAGKRLAQVISDPSLSKSGVYWSWNKNSSSFENRLSKEASDSEKARKLWEISEKLVGLA